One Castanea sativa cultivar Marrone di Chiusa Pesio chromosome 4, ASM4071231v1 DNA window includes the following coding sequences:
- the LOC142630431 gene encoding fructokinase-2, which yields MAPNGVVEKTGAGLIVSFGEMLIDFVPTVSGVSLAEAPGFLKAPGGAPANVAIAVSRLGGKSAFVGKLGDDEFGHMLAGILRENGVVDEGINFDKGARTALAFVTLRADGEREFMFYRNPSADMLLTPDELNLDLIRSAKVFHYGSISLIVEPCRTAHLKAMEVAKDAGLLLSYDPNLRLPLWPSPEEAREQIKSIWDKADLIKVSDVELEFLTGSNKIDDESAMTLWHPNLKLLLVTLGDLGCRYYTKNFHGEVEAFRVNTVDTTGAGDSFVGALLCKIVDDQSILEDEPRLRAVLKFANACGAITTTKKGAIPALPTESDALSLIKGGA from the exons ATGGCTCCCAATGGCGTTGTTGAAAAGACCGGAGCCGGCTTGATCGTCTCGTTCGGCGAGATGCTCATCGACTTCGTCCCGACCGTGTCCGGCGTGTCGCTCGCCGAGGCACCGGGATTTCTCAAGGCTCCCGGCGGCGCTCCGGCCAACGTGGCGATCGCCGTCTCGAGGCTCGGCGGGAAATCGGCGTTCGTCGGGAAACTCGGCGACGACGAGTTCGGACACATGCTGGCCGGAATTCTGAGGGAAAACGGCGTCGTAGACGAAGGGATCAACTTCGACAAGGGCGCGCGCACGGCGCTCGCGTTCGTGACTCTACGCGCCGACGGAGAGCGCGAGTTCATGTTTTACAGAAACCCTAGCGCCGATATGCTCCTCACTCCCGACGAACTCAATCTTGATCTCATTCGATCC GCCAAAGTTTTTCACTATGGATCCATAAGCTTGATTGTGGAGCCATGCAGAACAGCACACCTAAAGGCAATGGAGGTGGCCAAAGATGCTGGTCTCCTGCTCTCCTATGACCCCAACCTCCGGCTACCATTGTGGCCATCCCCGGAGGAGGCCCGTGAGCAGATTAAGAGCATTTGGGATAAGGCTGATTTGATCAAagttagtgatgtggagcttgagtTCCTCACAGGGAGTAACAAGATTGATGACGAATCTGCCATGACACTGTGGCACCCCAACTTGAAGCTCCTCCTTGTCACTCTTGGTGACTTGGGCTGTAGATACTATACCAAG AACTTCCATGGAGAGGTAGAGGCTTTCCGTGTCAACACAGTGGATACAACTGGTGCTGGAGATTCATTTGTTGGTGCCCTACTCTGCAAGATCGTTGATGACCAATCCATACTAGAA GATGAACCAAGATTGAGGGCCGTTCTCAAATTCGCAAATGCATGTGGAGCCATTACAACTACCAAAAAGGGAGCAATCCCTGCCCTTCCAACCGAGTCTGATGCCCTCAGCCTGATTAAAGGAGGAGCTTAA